A section of the Dromaius novaehollandiae isolate bDroNov1 chromosome 6, bDroNov1.hap1, whole genome shotgun sequence genome encodes:
- the EXOSC3 gene encoding exosome complex component RRP40 encodes MRVGWRAMAARGVPAEACVGQVVLPGDVLLLPAHPDEDGERLRLGASAAPRGRLLCGPGLRRSGAGLLVTKCGLLRHRQAGGGTAAGGAFWVDSQQKRYVPVKGDHVIGIVTAKAGDLFKVDVGGSEQASLSYLAFEGATKRNRPNVQVGDLIYGQFLVANKDMEPEMVCIDSSGRASGMGVIGQDGFLFKVSLGLIRKLLAPKCEIIQELSQLYPFELVLGMNGRIWVKAKTVQQTLIIVNILEACEYMTAEQRKQALAKLSGN; translated from the exons ATGCGCGTGGGGTGGCGGGCGATGgcggcgcgcggcgtgccggccGAGGCCTGCGTGGGGCAGGTGGTGCTGCCGGGGGACGTGCTGCTCCTCCCCGCCCACCCCGACGAGGACGGGGAGCGGCTGCGGCTGGGCGCCAGcgcggccccccggggccggctgctCTGCGGGCCGGGCCTgaggcgcagcggggccgggctgctGGTCACCAAGTGCGGGCTGCTGCGGCACCGCCAGGCGGGCGGTGgcacggcggcgggcggcgccttCTGGGTGGATTCGCAGCAGAAGCGG TATGTCCCAGTCAAGGGAGATCATGTAATAGGAATAGTGACGGCCAAGGCAGGAGACCTGTTTAAAGTAGATGTGGGTGGAAGTGAGCAAGCATCTCTGTCATACCTGGCATTTGAAGGTGCAACTAAAAGAAACAGGCCAAATGTGCAG GTGGGAGATCTTATTTATGGTCAGTTTCTTGTAGCAAATAAAGACATGGAACCAGAGATGGTCTGTATAgacagcagtggaagagcaagtgGAATGGGAGTAATTGGACAAGATGGCTTCCTCTTTAAAGTTTCCTTAGGTCTAATAAGAAA ACTTTTGGCTCCCAAATGTGAAATAATTCAGGAGTTGTCACAGTTGTACCCTTTTGAGCTGGTGCTGGGAATGAATGGAAGAATATGGGTAAAAGCAAAAACAGTTCAACAGACTTTAATTATAGTAAATATTTTGGAAGCCTGCGAATATATGACAGCAGAACAGCGAAAACAAGCGCTTGCCAAGCTGTCAGGGAATTGA